From the Negativicutes bacterium genome, one window contains:
- a CDS encoding coenzyme F420-0:L-glutamate ligase: MRYTGVTARGIITPVFQSGDPLIGMICDSIGKAAEEENFSLHDGDILGVTEAVVARTQGNYASCEQIAADIRQKLGGKAMGIVFPILSRNRFAILLKAIAMSCEKLTVQLSYPNDEVGNRLITLDELDEKGIDPFTGNFTETEFRALFKNTVHPFTGIDYIEYYKSISEKIEIVFSNDPRYILKFTGNVLNCDIHSRFRTQKLLKAAGAERSYRLDEILTTSVNGSGYNPNYGLLGSNKATEDKVKLFPKDTDLFVSDLQNALARTFGKQIEVLVYGDGGFKDPVGGIWELADPVISPAFTSRLNGTPNELKMKYFADNEFSHLSGSALAEAMKQRIKQKDVSLKGQMTSQGTTPRRLTDLLGSLCDLISGSGDRGTPVVLIQGYFTNFASE; encoded by the coding sequence ATGCGATATACAGGCGTCACAGCGCGGGGGATCATTACACCGGTCTTCCAGTCCGGAGACCCTCTGATCGGGATGATTTGTGATAGTATTGGCAAGGCCGCAGAAGAAGAAAATTTCAGCTTGCACGATGGGGATATCCTTGGCGTTACGGAAGCGGTTGTAGCAAGAACACAAGGCAATTACGCCTCCTGTGAGCAGATTGCGGCGGATATTCGCCAGAAACTGGGCGGCAAAGCAATGGGGATCGTGTTTCCCATTCTTTCACGCAATCGATTTGCTATTCTTTTGAAAGCAATCGCAATGTCCTGTGAGAAACTAACTGTCCAGCTTTCCTATCCCAACGATGAAGTCGGCAATCGTTTGATTACTTTGGATGAGCTGGATGAGAAGGGAATCGATCCCTTCACCGGCAATTTTACGGAAACGGAATTCCGTGCTTTATTTAAAAATACGGTGCATCCTTTCACCGGCATCGATTACATTGAATATTATAAGAGCATCAGTGAAAAGATTGAAATTGTGTTTTCCAATGATCCAAGATATATTCTCAAGTTTACCGGGAATGTGCTGAACTGCGATATTCACAGCCGGTTTCGGACGCAAAAGCTGCTGAAAGCAGCCGGCGCGGAACGTTCTTATCGCCTGGATGAGATTTTAACAACAAGCGTCAACGGCAGCGGTTATAATCCCAATTATGGTTTATTGGGCTCCAATAAGGCAACGGAAGACAAAGTAAAACTTTTTCCCAAAGATACCGATCTTTTTGTCAGCGACTTACAGAATGCGCTGGCAAGAACGTTCGGGAAACAAATCGAAGTGCTGGTCTACGGTGACGGCGGTTTCAAAGACCCGGTAGGAGGGATCTGGGAATTGGCTGACCCGGTTATTTCACCTGCTTTTACCAGCCGCCTGAATGGTACGCCCAACGAGCTGAAGATGAAATATTTCGCCGATAATGAATTCAGTCATCTTTCCGGAAGTGCGCTGGCGGAAGCGATGAAGCAGCGAATCAAGCAAAAAGACGTCAGTCTGAAAGGTCAGATGACGTCTCAGGGCACGACTCCCCGGCGTCTGACCGATTTGCTGGGCAGCCTCTGCGATCTGATCAGCGGCAGCGGTGACAGAGGGACCCCGGTAGTATTGATCCAGGGATATTTTACGAATTTCGCTTCGGAATAG